One part of the Nitrosophilus kaiyonis genome encodes these proteins:
- a CDS encoding MBL fold metallo-hydrolase: protein MHQNIKFLKNPKLKTIKKDFVGVPYKKGRFVGEFNSREKKIASKTKNVISFIKKFIKKEIEIEKTPLPIIKDRSFLNEKRDFLIWLGHASFLIQCNGKKFLTDPCFRSMPIKKRVTPAPFHIRELGTIDYLLVSHGHHDHLDLKTIKYAKNQIKNALLPLKMGRLIKRANSHINYQEAGWYQKYDIKEKDIEIFFLPAHHWHRRNFFDYNRILWGSFLIKCKNKTIFFAGDTGYNVHFKEIKKIFKNIDIAIIPINPPYIITGSHMTHSETITAIKELSPKYIIPMHYGAFNLTKESTSQLLSWFKNLENNESINAKLLIPQIGEKVII from the coding sequence TTGCATCAAAATATTAAGTTTTTAAAAAATCCAAAATTAAAGACAATAAAAAAAGATTTTGTAGGTGTTCCATATAAAAAAGGCAGATTTGTAGGAGAATTTAACTCAAGAGAAAAAAAAATCGCATCAAAAACAAAAAATGTTATATCTTTTATCAAAAAATTTATAAAAAAAGAGATTGAAATTGAAAAAACTCCTCTGCCAATTATAAAAGATAGAAGTTTTTTAAATGAAAAAAGAGATTTTTTAATATGGTTAGGTCATGCATCATTTTTAATTCAGTGTAATGGAAAAAAATTTTTAACTGATCCCTGTTTTAGATCTATGCCTATTAAAAAAAGAGTAACACCTGCACCTTTTCATATAAGAGAACTAGGAACAATTGATTATCTTCTTGTATCTCATGGACATCATGATCATTTAGATCTAAAAACTATAAAATATGCAAAAAATCAGATCAAAAATGCTCTTTTGCCGCTTAAAATGGGCAGACTTATAAAAAGAGCAAATTCGCATATAAATTATCAAGAAGCTGGTTGGTATCAAAAATATGATATCAAAGAAAAAGATATAGAGATTTTCTTTTTGCCAGCTCACCATTGGCATAGAAGAAACTTTTTTGATTATAATAGAATTCTTTGGGGTAGTTTTTTAATAAAATGTAAAAATAAAACCATATTTTTTGCAGGAGACACTGGCTATAATGTCCATTTTAAAGAGATAAAAAAGATTTTTAAAAATATTGATATTGCGATAATTCCAATAAATCCTCCATATATTATAACTGGCTCACATATGACTCATAGTGAAACAATTACAGCTATCAAAGAACTTTCTCCAAAATATATCATACCTATGCATTATGGTGCTTTTAATCTTACAAAAGAGTCAACTTCGCAGCTTCTTTCATGGTTTAAAAATCTTGAAAATAATGAAAGTATAAATGCAAAACTTTTGATACCACAAATTGGAGAGAAAGTTATAATATAA
- a CDS encoding cytochrome-c peroxidase, with the protein MYKIFLFFILFFSSLYAEYSETPITPITESKYNLQKQELGKILFFDPNLSKDKLVSCATCHKKEFGGSNGKAKGIGVFGKVTKYNVPSIYNLSYQYVYGWENRKYSIKKKIEEVMRDKNIMDADFDEIIKYIKSNRYLKRKFLTIYSKIDKKNIIDALYNYVISLTTPNSKFDLYLIGKEKLTKNEAEGYELFKRFGCIACHNGKSVGGHMYYQYGYFLKSKNKKFIKCPSLRNVELTSPYFHDGKLKTLKEAVKWMAKIQLGREITDNQAKLIVDFLKTLTGKLND; encoded by the coding sequence ATGTATAAGATTTTTTTATTTTTTATCTTATTTTTTTCATCTTTATATGCTGAATATAGTGAAACTCCTATAACACCTATAACAGAATCAAAATATAATCTTCAAAAGCAAGAACTTGGAAAAATACTTTTTTTTGATCCAAATCTATCAAAAGATAAACTAGTCTCATGTGCAACTTGTCATAAAAAGGAGTTTGGTGGTTCAAATGGGAAAGCTAAAGGTATAGGTGTTTTTGGAAAAGTCACAAAATATAATGTTCCTTCTATTTATAATCTTTCATATCAATATGTTTATGGTTGGGAAAATAGAAAATACTCCATCAAAAAAAAGATTGAAGAGGTTATGAGAGATAAAAATATTATGGATGCAGATTTTGATGAAATCATAAAATATATAAAGAGTAACAGATATTTAAAGAGAAAATTTTTAACAATTTATTCTAAAATTGATAAAAAAAATATAATAGATGCTTTATATAATTATGTTATATCACTAACAACTCCAAACTCAAAATTTGATCTTTATTTAATAGGAAAAGAAAAACTTACTAAAAATGAGGCTGAGGGTTATGAACTTTTTAAAAGATTTGGCTGTATTGCATGTCACAATGGTAAATCTGTAGGTGGTCATATGTATTATCAATATGGCTATTTTTTAAAAAGCAAGAATAAAAAATTTATTAAATGTCCTTCGCTTAGAAATGTTGAATTGACTTCTCCATATTTTCATGATGGCAAACTTAAAACATTAAAAGAAGCTGTAAAATGGATGGCTAAAATACAACTTGGAAGAGAGATAACAGATAATCAAGCAAAATTAATAGTTGATTTTTTAAAAACACTTACAGGAAAACTTAATGATTAA
- a CDS encoding EAL domain-containing protein, with product MIKIIKFFVALIFFIFFAIYVGKVFQYEKSLKIYSFENRIDNLLIKNHLILDEIKNIVGNSFVNYDSLVEKLKKFENNIDIIKNNNLKEKIYIDKYLKNITANFKSEKIIIEKIVQISAILKSSYLYLPYLQKEIILSDIKNKKILDAIQEIIEILTYRLYLRDEVSKNSFKKYINILKSKSNYTHIKNFIAHSELVYSMIEKLYPQLNRFKKINNLIKQNIVFIKSNIKDYEKKTKKENIFIEGFLHITMFVFAVLIFYYIYKEQKAEDELKKMAEIDFLTNLPNRYMLLKEMKKRKTENKRYFIVRFDLDNFSYINENFGTAFGDEILKYFASILNKHCRNKVFRVTSDEFVALCDSLDKNDILQFFERLRFDVKSHSKYYITFSAGAYKVDENCDINKLVFYLQSAIFSAKKRGGDNIVFYNRKDPFIKEYEKISKAGTNIRKEIEEAIKNDKFILNFQPILNIKTKKIEKFEVLLRMQKDGKTIFPNDFITMAEQFNLIGKITRIVIDKSFSLSHKKEINLSINLSALDLLDEKLINFIKKSKEKFKIDPQSITFEITETAVINEFSKGISFLEELKDEGFKIAIDDFGVGYSSLRYLNDIPADYIKIDGSFIKNIHLNKKDAEFVRIINKIIKNSGKLSIAEYVENEKILKILEDIDIDYAQGYYIGKPSFIL from the coding sequence ATGATTAAGATTATCAAGTTTTTTGTTGCTTTGATATTTTTTATCTTTTTTGCTATATATGTGGGTAAAGTATTTCAATATGAAAAATCTTTAAAAATTTATAGTTTTGAAAATAGAATTGATAATCTTTTAATAAAAAACCATTTAATACTTGATGAGATAAAAAATATTGTAGGAAATTCATTTGTAAATTATGATAGTCTTGTTGAGAAATTAAAAAAGTTTGAAAACAATATAGATATTATAAAAAACAATAATTTAAAAGAAAAGATTTATATCGATAAATATTTAAAAAATATAACAGCAAATTTTAAAAGTGAAAAAATAATTATTGAAAAAATTGTTCAAATTTCTGCAATTTTAAAAAGCTCATATCTTTATCTCCCTTATCTTCAAAAAGAGATTATTTTATCTGATATAAAAAATAAAAAAATTTTAGATGCAATACAAGAAATCATTGAGATTTTAACATATAGACTTTACTTAAGAGATGAAGTATCAAAAAATAGTTTTAAAAAATATATAAATATTTTAAAAAGCAAATCAAACTATACACATATCAAGAATTTTATTGCTCATTCAGAACTTGTTTATAGTATGATAGAAAAACTCTACCCTCAATTAAATAGGTTTAAAAAAATCAATAATTTAATTAAACAAAATATTGTTTTTATTAAATCAAACATAAAAGATTATGAGAAAAAGACGAAGAAAGAAAATATTTTTATAGAAGGTTTTTTACATATTACAATGTTTGTTTTTGCTGTTTTGATTTTTTATTATATTTATAAAGAGCAAAAGGCTGAAGATGAATTAAAAAAGATGGCAGAAATTGACTTTTTAACAAATCTTCCAAATAGATATATGCTTCTAAAAGAGATGAAAAAGAGAAAAACAGAAAATAAAAGATACTTTATTGTTAGATTTGACCTTGATAACTTTTCTTATATTAATGAAAATTTTGGAACTGCATTTGGTGATGAGATTTTAAAATATTTTGCTTCTATTTTAAATAAACATTGCAGAAATAAAGTTTTTAGAGTAACATCTGATGAGTTTGTTGCACTTTGTGATAGTTTAGATAAAAATGATATTTTACAATTTTTTGAAAGATTAAGATTTGATGTGAAAAGCCATTCAAAATATTATATAACATTTAGTGCAGGAGCATACAAAGTTGATGAAAATTGCGATATTAATAAGCTTGTTTTTTATCTTCAATCAGCAATTTTTAGTGCAAAAAAAAGAGGAGGGGATAATATAGTTTTTTATAATAGAAAAGATCCATTTATTAAAGAATATGAAAAGATTTCTAAAGCTGGAACTAATATTAGAAAAGAGATAGAAGAGGCTATTAAAAATGATAAATTTATTCTTAATTTTCAGCCAATACTGAATATAAAAACTAAAAAAATTGAAAAATTTGAAGTTTTACTTAGAATGCAAAAAGATGGAAAAACTATTTTTCCAAATGATTTTATCACTATGGCAGAACAGTTTAATTTAATTGGTAAAATTACAAGGATTGTAATAGATAAAAGTTTTAGTTTATCTCATAAAAAAGAAATAAATCTTTCAATAAATCTATCTGCATTGGATCTTTTAGATGAAAAATTAATCAACTTTATTAAAAAGAGTAAAGAAAAATTTAAAATTGATCCACAATCTATAACATTTGAAATAACAGAAACTGCAGTAATAAATGAATTTTCTAAAGGTATAAGTTTTTTAGAGGAGTTAAAAGATGAAGGATTTAAAATAGCTATTGATGATTTTGGAGTAGGATATAGTTCATTAAGATATTTAAATGATATACCAGCTGATTATATTAAAATAGATGGTTCTTTTATTAAAAATATTCATCTTAATAAAAAAGATGCTGAATTTGTAAGAATAATAAATAAAATTATAAAAAATAGTGGTAAACTATCTATTGCAGAATACGTAGAAAATGAGAAAATTTTAAAAATCTTAGAAGATATTGATATTGATTATGCACAAGGCTACTATATAGGTAAACCCTCTTTTATTTTGTGA
- the ligA gene encoding NAD-dependent DNA ligase LigA: MIKNNKEYKEAVETLKKWAYAYYVLDNPMVPDEVYDKLYHEVEEYEKAHPKEIDPTSPTQRIGAEPAKEFKKIKHITKMWSMEDVFNEKDLQDWINRVYKNAGTSDIDFYIEPKFDGASLNLIYENGLLKSAATRGDGEIGEDVTQNAKTIPSIPLGIDYKELIEIRGEVVIRKDDFEKLNKERVQKGETPFANPRNAAAGSLRQLDPKITAKRKLFFYPWGVGYNTLNKKYQKDIMDFVYSLGFIKPFKRAVCKNEQEIEKIYEEFKKIRDSLPVMLDGMVIKVNQRELHEKLGYTVKYPRWMVAYKFPAIEKMTTVLDVIPQVGRTGVITPVAVVEPVEIEGVIVERATLHNYSEIEKKDLRIGDKVIIIRSGDVIPEITKVLKEFRTGKEKKIQRPKYCPVCGQPVLDEGILIKCQNLSCPARVVNSIIYFASKQCLDIEGLGESTVKLLYKKGLVKDIVDIFYLKKEDLLKLPLFAEKKAENLLKAIEKVKGVDCWRFVNALGIEHIGEVASKKLCEKFGLNWYKAKPHELMEIEGFGPEMVKSIEEFVEVNKEKIEKLIELIHPKEPTKEEIKETPFTGKTVVLTGTMKEPRPKIKALLESLGAHVTNTVSHHTDFVFYGENPGSKFDKAKKLGVALFPEDKMWEMIKEAEK; the protein is encoded by the coding sequence ATGATAAAAAACAATAAAGAGTACAAAGAAGCAGTTGAAACTCTTAAAAAATGGGCTTATGCATACTATGTTTTAGATAATCCTATGGTACCTGATGAGGTATATGATAAGCTTTATCATGAAGTAGAAGAGTATGAAAAAGCTCATCCTAAAGAAATTGACCCAACATCTCCTACACAAAGAATTGGTGCGGAACCAGCAAAAGAGTTTAAGAAAATAAAACATATAACAAAAATGTGGAGTATGGAAGATGTTTTTAATGAAAAAGATTTGCAAGATTGGATAAATAGAGTATATAAAAATGCTGGTACTTCAGATATAGATTTTTATATTGAGCCAAAATTTGATGGAGCAAGTTTAAATTTAATTTATGAAAATGGCCTTTTAAAAAGTGCAGCTACAAGAGGTGATGGCGAAATTGGCGAGGATGTTACACAAAATGCAAAAACAATTCCATCAATTCCTCTTGGTATCGATTATAAAGAGCTTATAGAAATAAGAGGTGAAGTTGTTATAAGAAAAGATGATTTTGAAAAATTAAATAAAGAGAGAGTCCAAAAAGGTGAAACGCCTTTTGCAAACCCAAGAAATGCTGCAGCTGGTAGTTTAAGACAGCTTGATCCAAAAATAACTGCAAAAAGAAAACTATTTTTTTATCCTTGGGGAGTTGGGTATAACACACTAAATAAAAAATATCAAAAAGATATTATGGATTTTGTATATTCACTTGGATTTATTAAGCCTTTTAAAAGAGCTGTTTGTAAAAATGAGCAAGAGATAGAAAAAATTTATGAAGAGTTTAAGAAAATAAGAGATAGTTTGCCTGTAATGCTTGATGGAATGGTTATAAAAGTAAATCAAAGAGAGCTTCATGAAAAGCTTGGATATACAGTGAAATATCCAAGATGGATGGTTGCTTATAAATTTCCTGCAATTGAAAAAATGACTACTGTTTTAGATGTTATTCCTCAAGTTGGAAGAACAGGAGTAATAACACCTGTTGCGGTTGTTGAGCCAGTAGAGATAGAAGGCGTAATTGTTGAAAGAGCTACACTTCATAACTATTCTGAAATTGAAAAAAAAGATCTTAGAATTGGGGATAAAGTTATTATTATCAGAAGCGGAGATGTGATTCCAGAAATTACAAAAGTTTTAAAAGAGTTTAGAACAGGCAAAGAGAAAAAGATACAAAGACCAAAATATTGTCCTGTTTGTGGCCAGCCAGTCCTTGATGAGGGGATTTTAATAAAATGTCAAAATTTAAGCTGTCCTGCAAGGGTAGTTAATTCTATTATCTATTTTGCTTCAAAGCAGTGTCTTGATATCGAAGGACTTGGTGAAAGTACTGTGAAACTTCTTTATAAAAAGGGTCTTGTTAAAGATATTGTTGATATTTTTTATCTAAAAAAAGAGGACCTTTTAAAGCTTCCGTTATTCGCTGAAAAAAAGGCAGAAAATCTTTTAAAAGCTATAGAAAAAGTAAAAGGAGTTGATTGTTGGAGATTTGTAAATGCTCTAGGAATAGAGCATATTGGCGAAGTTGCAAGTAAAAAACTTTGCGAAAAGTTTGGACTAAATTGGTATAAAGCTAAACCTCATGAACTAATGGAGATTGAAGGTTTTGGTCCAGAGATGGTTAAATCTATTGAAGAGTTTGTAGAGGTAAATAAAGAAAAAATAGAAAAATTAATAGAGCTAATTCATCCAAAAGAGCCAACAAAAGAAGAGATTAAAGAGACACCATTTACTGGTAAAACTGTTGTTTTAACTGGTACAATGAAAGAGCCAAGACCAAAAATTAAAGCACTTCTTGAATCATTGGGCGCTCATGTAACAAATACAGTTTCTCACCATACTGATTTTGTTTTTTATGGAGAAAATCCAGGAAGCAAATTTGATAAAGCAAAAAAATTGGGTGTAGCGTTGTTTCCTGAAGATAAGATGTGGGAGATGATAAAAGAGGCAGAAAAATAA
- a CDS encoding EAL domain-containing protein, which yields MENVICRNFEYEDIFFHGPVIVFKIYIKNLNNIKIDYISSNVYEQLGYTQKEIMSDDFDLKKIIPLDYEIFLERIKNSIKDKDLKYMNLNHTYKVMKKSGEKCYMKAYTKIIRDEDKKPLYFKGYLINVHDEIITRKKLENVINGAKLGYWIWDLRTNFHQVNDNWLEILGLKREDLKNSIEDWSSRVHPDDINRVLKEVEEHIKYKKPYKTEFRMKHKNGSWIWIESIGGVVEYSLKDQKPVLMCGTHQDITQRKLNEKEISYLAFHDQLTKLPNRALLYDRINHALLHSKRFHKKNALIFIDLDNFKYINDSFGHEIGDKVLKKISRRLKKSVREIDTVSRLGGDEFVILLEDLENENAADYAYLLANKILEKIKKPINIDNFKYYITASLGITIFPEENENLTVNKIVKHADNAMYYAKSLGKNSIKFFNKDINEKNSKKIKIQLHMKDALKKGKFDVFYQPIIDLKYEKTVGLEALLRWKDDNIEFKPSEFIPVAEENSLIIDISDYVIKWVCKDIENRKIFELMPDLKYFSINLSVKLFNINGFEKKIKSIIDKYCIDPSLLNFELTENVLIQNFNESIEKINDLKKLGIQFSIDDFGTGYSSLKYLKKLPVDIIKIDKSFIKDIDKNFDNRKIVESIIDIANHFELKTVAEGVEREIEKDILKELGCDFAQGFYFSKPKRLKL from the coding sequence ATGGAAAATGTGATATGTAGAAATTTTGAATATGAAGATATATTTTTTCATGGACCAGTTATAGTATTTAAAATATATATTAAAAATTTAAATAATATAAAAATTGATTATATTTCTTCAAATGTATATGAGCAATTAGGTTATACTCAAAAAGAGATTATGTCAGATGATTTTGATTTAAAAAAAATTATTCCTTTAGATTATGAAATATTTCTTGAAAGAATAAAAAACTCCATAAAAGATAAAGATTTAAAATATATGAATTTAAATCATACGTACAAAGTGATGAAAAAAAGTGGTGAAAAATGTTATATGAAAGCATATACAAAAATAATAAGAGATGAGGATAAAAAGCCGTTATATTTTAAAGGATATTTGATAAATGTTCATGATGAAATTATAACAAGAAAAAAGTTGGAAAATGTTATAAATGGTGCAAAACTTGGATATTGGATTTGGGATTTGCGAACAAATTTTCATCAAGTAAATGACAACTGGCTTGAAATATTGGGATTAAAAAGAGAGGATTTAAAAAATAGTATTGAAGATTGGTCAAGTAGAGTACATCCAGATGATATAAATAGAGTTTTAAAAGAGGTAGAAGAACATATAAAATATAAAAAACCATATAAAACAGAATTTAGAATGAAACATAAAAATGGTTCATGGATTTGGATAGAATCAATTGGAGGTGTTGTAGAATACTCTTTGAAAGATCAAAAACCAGTTTTGATGTGTGGAACACATCAAGATATTACACAAAGAAAATTAAATGAAAAAGAAATTTCTTATTTAGCATTCCATGACCAATTAACAAAACTTCCAAATAGAGCCCTTTTATATGATAGAATAAATCATGCTCTTTTGCATAGTAAAAGATTTCATAAAAAAAATGCACTTATATTTATAGATTTGGATAATTTTAAATATATAAATGACTCTTTTGGACATGAAATAGGGGATAAAGTATTGAAAAAAATATCAAGAAGATTAAAAAAATCTGTAAGAGAAATAGATACTGTTTCTCGTTTAGGTGGAGATGAGTTTGTTATTCTTTTAGAAGATTTGGAAAATGAAAATGCTGCAGATTATGCATATCTTTTAGCAAATAAGATTTTAGAAAAAATAAAAAAACCTATAAATATTGATAATTTTAAATATTATATTACTGCAAGCTTAGGTATAACAATTTTTCCAGAAGAAAATGAAAATTTAACTGTTAATAAAATTGTTAAACATGCTGATAATGCAATGTATTATGCTAAAAGCTTGGGAAAAAATAGCATTAAATTTTTCAATAAAGATATAAATGAAAAAAATAGTAAAAAAATTAAAATTCAACTTCATATGAAAGATGCATTAAAAAAAGGAAAATTTGATGTATTTTATCAACCTATTATAGATTTAAAATATGAAAAAACAGTTGGATTAGAAGCTTTATTGAGATGGAAAGATGATAATATTGAATTTAAACCTTCTGAATTTATTCCTGTTGCAGAAGAAAATTCGCTAATTATTGATATTAGTGATTATGTTATAAAATGGGTATGTAAAGATATAGAAAATAGAAAAATTTTTGAATTAATGCCTGATTTGAAATATTTTTCTATTAATTTAAGTGTTAAACTATTTAATATTAATGGTTTTGAGAAGAAGATTAAATCGATAATTGATAAATATTGTATCGATCCTTCTCTTTTAAATTTTGAATTAACTGAAAATGTATTAATTCAAAATTTCAATGAGAGTATAGAAAAAATTAATGATTTAAAAAAGTTAGGCATACAATTTTCCATTGATGATTTTGGCACTGGTTATTCTTCATTGAAATATTTGAAAAAATTGCCTGTAGATATCATAAAAATTGATAAAAGTTTTATAAAAGATATAGATAAAAATTTTGATAATAGAAAAATTGTAGAATCAATTATTGATATTGCTAACCATTTTGAATTGAAAACTGTTGCAGAGGGAGTTGAGAGGGAAATTGAGAAAGATATTTTAAAAGAGTTAGGTTGTGATTTTGCTCAGGGATTTTATTTTAGTAAACCAAAAAGATTGAAGTTATGA
- a CDS encoding cation:proton antiporter, which translates to MINIEDITLYIKEGGILFEVAIILLIGYLFGNLANLLKMPRVSGYIVTGIIMSPYVLGLIDKEFLDKSDIITHMSLSIITFLIGSSLEWSKIKNLGKTIFAITIGEAEIAYISVFIAMTAYFYYFSDYNFGVVLAIALLFGALASPTDPAATLEVIHEYKAKGILTTTVLGVAALDDATGIMNFVLGTSIAQTVVTGNEIEWQSALLEISKNIIGAIAIGIVMGFVLKFLGEFAKERKEKVTVTFGTLFLTFSIAHMVGVDELLSTMTVGITLVNSYKRSYEFVMPIENYIEDAVFTLFFVVGSAFLNVLILAQYLPLVGAYILARFLGKYIGTFIGGSVTKAPSVIKKYLAFSLFPQGGIVIGLALLSYQNPEFREFGQILINIVIGATAIHEFMGPILSKLALKKAGEIKVEA; encoded by the coding sequence ATGATAAATATTGAAGATATTACATTATATATAAAAGAGGGTGGAATTTTATTTGAAGTTGCTATTATTCTTTTGATTGGATATCTATTTGGAAATTTGGCAAATCTTTTAAAAATGCCAAGAGTTAGTGGCTATATAGTTACTGGAATAATAATGAGCCCTTATGTTTTAGGACTTATTGATAAAGAATTTCTTGATAAATCAGATATTATTACTCATATGAGTCTTTCTATAATTACTTTTTTAATTGGCTCTTCTCTTGAGTGGTCAAAAATAAAAAATCTTGGAAAAACTATTTTTGCTATAACTATTGGAGAAGCTGAAATTGCATACATTTCTGTTTTTATTGCAATGACTGCATATTTTTACTATTTTAGTGATTATAATTTTGGAGTAGTTTTAGCAATTGCTTTGCTTTTTGGTGCTCTTGCTTCTCCAACAGACCCAGCTGCAACTTTAGAAGTTATTCACGAATATAAAGCAAAAGGTATATTAACAACAACTGTTTTGGGCGTAGCTGCATTAGATGATGCAACAGGTATAATGAACTTTGTACTAGGTACCTCTATTGCTCAAACTGTTGTAACAGGAAACGAGATAGAGTGGCAGAGTGCTCTTTTAGAGATATCAAAAAATATTATTGGTGCTATTGCGATAGGCATAGTTATGGGCTTTGTTTTAAAATTTCTTGGGGAATTTGCCAAAGAGAGAAAAGAGAAGGTTACTGTAACTTTTGGAACACTTTTTTTGACATTCTCAATTGCTCATATGGTAGGTGTTGATGAACTTTTATCTACAATGACAGTTGGGATAACATTAGTTAATAGTTATAAACGAAGCTATGAATTTGTTATGCCAATTGAAAACTATATAGAAGATGCAGTTTTTACACTATTTTTTGTTGTTGGTTCAGCTTTTTTAAATGTTTTAATTTTAGCTCAATATCTGCCATTAGTAGGAGCATATATATTAGCAAGATTTTTAGGTAAATATATAGGAACATTTATTGGAGGTAGTGTTACAAAAGCGCCTTCAGTTATAAAAAAATATCTTGCTTTTTCTCTTTTTCCGCAAGGAGGAATTGTTATAGGTTTGGCACTGCTATCTTATCAAAATCCAGAATTTAGAGAATTTGGACAAATTCTTATAAATATAGTTATAGGCGCAACAGCAATTCATGAATTTATGGGACCGATTTTATCAAAATTAGCCCTTAAAAAGGCTGGAGAGATAAAAGTTGAGGCTTGA
- the tlyA gene encoding 23S rRNA (cytidine-2'-O)-methyltransferase TlyA — MRLDRYLFEKKLAQSRNKAKELIEEGCVKVNKKSIKKPSFEVDENDLIEVENENFYVSRAAKKLENFLKEIDLDIKDKEILDIGASTGGFTQILLNKGAKKIYALDVGKSQLHESLRNSEKIINIENQDIREYFVDKKFDIVTCDVSFISVIKIIKDIDRLSKDNIIILFKPQFEVGKDVKRDKKGVVKDKKAIEKAIKKFEEETKKFGWKLIKKSESKIAGKEGNQEFFYYFKKVKNG, encoded by the coding sequence TTGAGGCTTGATAGATATCTTTTTGAAAAAAAATTAGCTCAAAGTAGAAATAAAGCAAAAGAGCTTATTGAAGAAGGATGTGTAAAAGTAAATAAAAAGAGTATTAAAAAACCATCATTTGAAGTTGATGAAAATGATTTGATAGAAGTTGAAAATGAAAATTTTTATGTAAGCAGAGCCGCAAAAAAGTTAGAAAATTTTTTAAAAGAGATAGATTTAGATATAAAAGATAAAGAGATTTTAGATATTGGTGCAAGTACAGGGGGATTTACTCAGATTTTATTAAATAAAGGTGCAAAAAAGATATACGCTTTAGATGTTGGAAAATCACAACTTCATGAAAGTTTAAGAAATAGTGAAAAAATTATAAACATTGAAAATCAAGATATTAGAGAATATTTTGTAGATAAAAAGTTTGATATTGTAACTTGTGATGTCTCTTTTATAAGTGTTATTAAGATTATAAAAGATATTGACCGCCTATCAAAAGATAATATAATAATTCTTTTTAAACCACAATTTGAAGTAGGAAAAGATGTAAAAAGAGATAAAAAAGGGGTAGTAAAAGATAAAAAGGCTATAGAAAAAGCTATAAAAAAGTTTGAAGAAGAGACAAAAAAATTTGGTTGGAAACTTATTAAAAAAAGTGAATCAAAAATAGCAGGAAAAGAGGGAAATCAAGAGTTTTTTTACTATTTTAAAAAGGTTAAAAATGGATAA
- a CDS encoding bifunctional riboflavin kinase/FAD synthetase has product MDKKDIKSLAIGAFDGMHLGHQALFKKLDKNGAILVIDKNSAVITPGNYRCEYTDKPCFFYDLNDIKDLDDKGFIKKLKKDFVNLEKIVVGYDFAFGKDRKYSIKNLKEVFDGEVEVVDEVKVDGISVHSRVIKEFIKDGDIKKANRLLGHTFKIVGEVIKGAGLGKKELVPTINLKVEKFILPKDGVYATITDVNGFYEPSVTFIGHKKSVDNSFSIETHVIGKDIQKAEGEVTILFFEKIRDNKKFENLKDLKEQILKDIEIAKEIVKEHTI; this is encoded by the coding sequence ATGGATAAAAAAGATATAAAATCTTTAGCTATTGGGGCTTTTGATGGCATGCATCTTGGACATCAGGCTCTTTTTAAAAAACTGGATAAAAATGGAGCAATTTTAGTTATAGATAAAAATAGTGCAGTTATAACTCCTGGAAATTATAGATGTGAATATACAGATAAACCATGTTTTTTTTACGATTTAAATGATATAAAAGATTTAGATGATAAAGGATTTATTAAAAAATTAAAAAAAGATTTTGTAAATTTAGAAAAAATTGTAGTAGGTTATGATTTTGCTTTTGGCAAAGATAGAAAATATTCAATAAAAAATTTAAAAGAGGTTTTTGATGGGGAAGTGGAAGTTGTTGATGAAGTAAAAGTTGATGGGATATCAGTCCATTCAAGAGTTATAAAAGAATTTATAAAAGATGGAGATATTAAAAAAGCAAATAGACTTCTTGGTCATACATTTAAAATAGTAGGAGAAGTTATTAAAGGTGCTGGACTAGGGAAAAAAGAGTTAGTACCTACAATAAATCTAAAGGTTGAAAAATTTATATTGCCAAAAGATGGAGTATATGCCACTATAACTGATGTTAATGGTTTTTATGAACCTTCAGTTACATTTATAGGCCATAAAAAAAGTGTTGATAATAGCTTTAGTATAGAGACTCATGTAATTGGAAAAGATATTCAAAAAGCAGAGGGCGAAGTTACTATACTCTTTTTTGAAAAAATTAGAGATAATAAAAAGTTTGAAAATTTAAAAGATTTAAAAGAACAGATATTAAAAGATATTGAGATTGCGAAAGAGATAGTAAAAGAGCATACGATTTAA